The stretch of DNA CTGATCGGACAGGCACATCAGCAATCAGACAACGTTGTCTGCATATCGGTTCCCGCTGATTTTTCGAGCGGTAAGCCAGAAGAGCAGTTTTATACATAAAGGAGGTTTACAATGAAAAAGGGCTTAGTTGTGTTGTTATTGATTATGATGTTGGGATTGGCCGTTACAACGTTTGCCGGCGAACCGGATCCTTTCGGCGTAAAGACGTTGGCGGAAAATGCGCAGGCGCCGGTCGATTATGTCTGGGTTCTGGTCTGCGGCTTTCTGGTTATGTTCATGCAGGCAGGCTTTGCAATGGTCGAGACAGGTTTTTGCCGGGCAAAGAATGCCGCTAATTTAATGGCAAAGAATACAATTGACTTTGTCGTCGGTTCCCTCGCCTTTTTTGTTATTGGTTATACGATATTGAAGGGCGCAGATGTCGGGGGGCTTTTCGGCAGCGGCCCTTTGTTCTTAAGCGGTGCGCAATACGATGTCGGCAAGTACCTTGATTTCTTCTGGCAGATGGTATTCTGTGCAACTGCCGCAACCATAGTCTCGGGCGCTGTGGCGGAACGTCTGAAATTCTCCTCCTATTTGATCTATAGTGCATTCATCAGCATCCTGATCTATCCGATCTACGGCCACTGGGTGTGGGGCGGAGGATGGCTTTCGACGCTGCCCTTCGGCATGGGACATCTTGATTTTGCAGGATCAGGTGTTGTGCATACAATAGGCGGGATGTTTGGACTTGCAGGGGCAATAGTCCTTGGGCCGAGATTCGGCAAATTTACAAAGGACGGAAAACCGAATGCCATCCCCGGGCACAGCATAACACTGGCAGCTCTGGGAGTTTTCATACTCTGGTTTGGATGGTTCGGTTTTAACCCGGGATCCACCTTCAACGCGCACCACCTGAGAATATCGGTGATAGCGGTCAATACCCTGCTCGCTGCATCGGCAGGCGGATTTGCTGCGCTGATAGTTGTTCTTATAAAAACAAAAATATATGATGTCGGTATGATGTTTAACGGTATTCTTGCGGGTCTTGTCGCCGTAACCGCGCCATGTGCATGGGTGGAGGCATGGGCTGCGGTAGTGATCGGGTTGATAGCCGGAGTAATCGTGGTTATCGGCGTATACGGGCTTGAAAAGCTGAAGATTGACGATCCCGTAGGCGCAGTATCCGTCCATGGTTTTAACGGCATGTGGGGACTTATAAGCGTCGGCATATTTGCAGACGGCACGTACGGCAATTATTCAACAGATGCACCTTTTGCAACCGGCCTTCTTTATGGAGGCGGTTCAGGTCAGCTTATTGCTCAGGTCACAGGCGCCGGTGTTGCAGCATTATGGGCTTTTGTATGCGGATATATCTTATTCAAAATAATGGATGCCATTATGGGTATCAGGGTTTCTCCTCAGGAAGAGATGAAAGGCCTGGATGTATATGAACATGGTGGCTCGGCCTATCCTGATTTTTATACCCAGAATAAATAGAGAGGGGTGATGACATGCAAAAAATAACAGCGATAATAAGAATTGAAAAATTCGATGATGTGAGAGCTGCCCTTGAGAAACGAGGATATCCCGGCATTTCTCTTGCGAGAATTGAGGGTCATGGAAAACAAAAAGGACTCAGGCAGCAATTCCGGGGGCGTGAATACACGATAGAGATGCTCCCAAAGCTGCAATTGGGGATTGTTGTGAAAGATGCTGATGTGAAGGCAATCGTGAACACGATCATAGAGGCAGCGCGTACCGGCGAAGCAGGGGACGGCAAGATATTCGTCTCGCCTGTCTCTGAGGTCTATCGTATTCGAACAGGTGAAGCCGGAGAAGAAGCACTTTAGTGAGAAGTTCAGCTTATTGACCCCCGGTCGTCGGTGCGGAGCCTGTCTGTGGGCTTTTACCTCCATGCGCAGGCGGTCGGGGGTTCTTGACACGCTCTGACGGAAGGACCTTGCAGAAAGCTGATATCATATAATATTATAGAAACGTGTCGCCGTCAGTCTTTTTTCCAGCCTTTTTTGCGTACAAGACAGAGGTCAATTTCATCACAGATCCTGGTGTGTTTACGGGTGACCTCCTGCTCGGCAATGCCCCGGCAGTACTGCTTGTCCCGATCGAAATCGGCAGTACTCATCCCCGGCTTCGAGTAATACATGGTGCAGCCAGTCAAGATGACGATTAAAAGCATTATCAGCAGTATCCTTTTCATCCCTCTCCCTGAAGGGCATACATTGCCAGCACCCTTTCCCGGTTTACCATGACCCGCCTTTTTTCGCAATTATTTTTGTAAGGAAGAAAACAATCTGGTATAAAATAAAGTACAGGATTATTCGTTTGAAATGAGTAAGAACCCAATATTATTTACTTAGATTACGTTTTGTGCTATAAAACGCAAGGTTCGAGACCTATGGTTTTTTATTTCAAACTCCGGCATAAACCAATTGTAATTCTGTTATTTCGGCCGTTCCTTATTCCCATCATTGCTATTGATTATGGTGGGAATATCTGTATGTAAGAAACCCTGGTTCACGAATTAGATCATGTGTTTTATTCTCTTATAGCGTATACGCGTTTAAATAATTGACAGAGAAAGGAAGGAGGAACCATGGATTTATTTGAAAAATGTAAAAAGGTTAACCGTTATATCTACCTTTTCGGGGGATTTGCACTTATGTTCATGATGTTGTTAACAGTGGCCGATGTAATCCTGAGGGAATTTGATCACCCGATAGTAGGGACTTACGAACTTGTGGGTTTTTCAGCGGCAGTAGTAATAGGCTTCTGTATCCCTTACACAACATCGGTAAGAAGCCATATTACCGTTGACTTTCTTACCATGAGATTGCCCGCAAAGGTCCAGAAAGTGCTGCTGATCATTACACGTTTTCTTGGTATATTCCTGTTCGTCTTTGTGGGATATAACCTGTTTAAAATGGGAATGGATCTCTACAGATCCGGAGAAGTCTCCCTTACCATACAGGTGCCATTTTATCCCATTGCTTTCGGGATAGGCGCATGCTGCTTTCTCCAGGCTATCACCCAATTGGCCGATGTTATAGGTATTATAAGGAGGCAAGCATGAGTCCCGAAATAATTGGCGTTATAGGTCTTGTAATTATGTTTGTGCTCTTTTTTGCCGGTCTCGAAATAGGATTTGCCATGGGGATTGTAGGTTTTTTAGGTTTTTGCTATATAACATCTGTGCAGGCCGGTGCAAACCTCATTGCCAAAGACATTTTTGATGTCTTTTCTTCCTACAGCCTGACGGTCATTCCCCTATTCATATTCATGGGACAGCTTGCCGCAAACTCCGGGATAGGGGGGAAACTTTATGATTCAGCTTTTCGCTTCATAGGTCATATACCGGGCGGACTCGCAATGGCAACGGTCATAGGGTGCACGTTTTTCGGCGCTATCTGCGGATCTACTACAGCCACAGCTGCTACATTTACGAGTGTTTCCGTGCCTGAAATGAGACGATTCAAGTACAGCGACAAGCTTATTGGCGGTTCTATCGCATCATCCGGAGGGATTGGCATCATGATACCTCCAAGCGTAATATTTATAGTATACGGGATATTTACACAGCAATCCATCGGCAAGCTCTTTATGGCCGGTGTACTTCCCGGCCTTATGATCTGTGCATTGTTTATAATCTCTATTCTACTCTGGTGCTTAAAAGATCCTTCTCTGGGTCCCAAGGGCGAAAAATCTACATGGAAGCAACGCTTCAAATCACTTCCCGGGGCAATTGAGATTATTATCATCTTCATTGTTGTCATGGGGGGTATGATGAAAGGCTTTTTTACCCCTACGGAAGGAGGCGCCATCGGTGCATTTGCAACGCTTCTCCTTACGATGATCACAAGGTCGATAACGCTTAAGCAAGTGGGCAAATCCATCCTTGAAACCCTCGTATCTTCCTGCATGATCATGGTTATCGTTGCCGGTGCGACGATTTTTGGCCACTTCCTCGCAGTCTCGACAATACCCTTCAAGGTTGCCGAAAGCGTTGGGGGCCTGGCGCTTCCCCATAATGTGATCATGGGTATCATACTGTTCATATATCTTCTCGGCGGTTGCGTAATAGATGCACTTGCGCTGATCATTCTCACCATACCGATCTTCTATCCCGTCATTACCCAGCTTGGCTTCGATCCCATCTGGTTTGGAGTGGTTATTGTTCTCATCACCATGATGGGGGTTATCACGCCACCCGTAGGGATGAATAGCTACGTTGTGGCAGGCATTTCCAAGATCCCTTTGGGAACCGTTTTTAAGGGGATATGGCCCTTTCTGATTGCGCTGTGCGTTGCGGCAGTCATCCTGATCAGTTTTCCGGCTCTTGCAACATTTCTGCCGGCTCTCTTAATGGGAAGTTAAACAAAAAGGAGGATGTCTAATGAAAGAATCTTTTCTTGATGGAAAGACAATATTGGCGGTAGATGACGAGCCGGATATACTCCAGGTTCTCCGAGAAGAGATAGAAGATGCCTGCGCAACCTGCCGGTTCGACCAGGCAACAACATATGATGAAGCCGCCGGCAAACTTCAGTCCGTGGCCTACGACATTGTGATCCTTGAC from Syntrophorhabdaceae bacterium encodes:
- a CDS encoding ammonium transporter, with translation MKKGLVVLLLIMMLGLAVTTFAGEPDPFGVKTLAENAQAPVDYVWVLVCGFLVMFMQAGFAMVETGFCRAKNAANLMAKNTIDFVVGSLAFFVIGYTILKGADVGGLFGSGPLFLSGAQYDVGKYLDFFWQMVFCATAATIVSGAVAERLKFSSYLIYSAFISILIYPIYGHWVWGGGWLSTLPFGMGHLDFAGSGVVHTIGGMFGLAGAIVLGPRFGKFTKDGKPNAIPGHSITLAALGVFILWFGWFGFNPGSTFNAHHLRISVIAVNTLLAASAGGFAALIVVLIKTKIYDVGMMFNGILAGLVAVTAPCAWVEAWAAVVIGLIAGVIVVIGVYGLEKLKIDDPVGAVSVHGFNGMWGLISVGIFADGTYGNYSTDAPFATGLLYGGGSGQLIAQVTGAGVAALWAFVCGYILFKIMDAIMGIRVSPQEEMKGLDVYEHGGSAYPDFYTQNK
- a CDS encoding P-II family nitrogen regulator, whose protein sequence is MQKITAIIRIEKFDDVRAALEKRGYPGISLARIEGHGKQKGLRQQFRGREYTIEMLPKLQLGIVVKDADVKAIVNTIIEAARTGEAGDGKIFVSPVSEVYRIRTGEAGEEAL
- a CDS encoding TRAP transporter small permease, with product MDLFEKCKKVNRYIYLFGGFALMFMMLLTVADVILREFDHPIVGTYELVGFSAAVVIGFCIPYTTSVRSHITVDFLTMRLPAKVQKVLLIITRFLGIFLFVFVGYNLFKMGMDLYRSGEVSLTIQVPFYPIAFGIGACCFLQAITQLADVIGIIRRQA
- a CDS encoding TRAP transporter large permease encodes the protein MSPEIIGVIGLVIMFVLFFAGLEIGFAMGIVGFLGFCYITSVQAGANLIAKDIFDVFSSYSLTVIPLFIFMGQLAANSGIGGKLYDSAFRFIGHIPGGLAMATVIGCTFFGAICGSTTATAATFTSVSVPEMRRFKYSDKLIGGSIASSGGIGIMIPPSVIFIVYGIFTQQSIGKLFMAGVLPGLMICALFIISILLWCLKDPSLGPKGEKSTWKQRFKSLPGAIEIIIIFIVVMGGMMKGFFTPTEGGAIGAFATLLLTMITRSITLKQVGKSILETLVSSCMIMVIVAGATIFGHFLAVSTIPFKVAESVGGLALPHNVIMGIILFIYLLGGCVIDALALIILTIPIFYPVITQLGFDPIWFGVVIVLITMMGVITPPVGMNSYVVAGISKIPLGTVFKGIWPFLIALCVAAVILISFPALATFLPALLMGS